A segment of the Necator americanus strain Aroian chromosome IV, whole genome shotgun sequence genome:
CGTCTGTAATGCACTGTTAGAATTCTTGCTAACTGTTTGATACTTCTTTGTTTATCCATGTAGAAGtggttttttgctttttgacatgtgagatttttcaaaaactcattAGCCACAGCTAGTTTCGAATAACCCTGTTTATGACCTTGAGAAGCGCATCCAAAATGGATATTGGTGAAACCTGAAACTGGATGTGGTAAGTTTTTCATCATTGGTGtctagaagaaaacattttacaGGATGTGACTGTGAAAATGATGGATATTGACAGCGAACACCTTGGCATACCAGAGCAAGACTATGCAGTAGTTTGTGAAATGCCGTCCTCAGAGTTCCAGAAGACTTGCAAAGATATTTCAATGTTCAGTGATTCTCTTAATATCACTGCTACTAAGGTATAGTTGGAAAATTGGTtgcgaaaaaaatttgtagtgGATGTCTGATAAATTACAGGCTGGTATTGTCTTTACTGGCAAGGGTGACACCGGTCAATCCGTAATCACTTACTCGCCAAATAGCAGTGCTGATAGCGAAGATGAGGTAAGAACatcgttgaaaaagaaaaattaaaaagtctATGATGGAACTCCTTTATGTTTTTCATGTGGGGCTTAACTAGAACATGAACTACTGTTTGTGTTCAAGAATTCGTGCTAGCTTTTTATGCGTGAAAATTCAGGATTTCCTTTCTTCAGGCAATTACCTTAGAAGTAACAGATCCAGTAAATGTGAACTTCTCGATCAAGTACATGAACCAGTTCACCAAGGCCACATCTCTTTCAAGCCGTGTTCGCATTTCACTGTGCAACGACGTTCCGATTGTGATCGAATATCCTTTGACAGAAGATGGCAAGGCAAGCAGTCAACAACATGGACATTTGCGGTTCTACTTGGCTCCTAAGATAGATGATGATGATAACATGGACTAACTCACCTCCCTCTTTTTATTATCGGAACTCCTGTAGTTCAGCTGATTGTATTGTAATTTGAACATTTGTCGAGTTTTTACATGTTCCCAGGTTGTTCTGGAACCCTACTAATACTAATTGTTCGGTGTTCATATAAACTGATCTCTACGTTTCATTTTATTGAGGTGCAGTgaactaaaaattaattattttactgCAGATGTTAAAAACCCCTTGAGAACTTCTCATCTTGAGATTTTTTCGGGAATACATAAGGGGGTAGGATAAAAAAGTCTGGGGAGTGTTATGCCCATTTCTGGGTCCAAAACTACTTAGGGTATCATCAAGTGAGATGTTTTCAGCGCGAGCTATTCCGAAATATGTTCTAACGAGAGGTAGGTTTCCGTGAGGTAAATGCGAAATCCACCTAGTGACATTTGGTATCCTCCTTTTGATCCATCAGCGTATTCATGATTGGAGGATTTGGCTAAGTTGTTTGGAACAGCTCGGGTTTGTTGTCGTACTTGTATCCTTTGTAGCAGTTCCGAAGTAAAGAACACATTAGAAACTGGTAGTACGGGTTACTTCATCACTCTGGTGATCTAGTGCAAAAGCATGATAGGCTTCGAAGTTCTTTGAAAGTAACGGgattttttcccctaaaaTCAATGCCTCTGATGCAGTCCTTCATCAGATCGATTGGATTGAAATGGGGGAAATCGACATGGTGAACATGAGATGAAAAGCATTAGAGAACGAGGTCAACTACGTTCCTGGAAATTGAAGGCGGTCTACAGCTTTTCTCCCCCTGTCTCTACCTTTGCTTTATTCtggtagaaaaagaaaacattctcGCACCAGTTGCTTCTTTCGAAAGCTGGCCAAGCTTTCTTCCCCTCTTTTGATGCTTCTCGTTCTTTGGTTAAAAAAGAGTTAACCTGGGACTAAACAGCAGTCCTTTCAGTATGCACGAATTACTTGGGTCCAAAATTTGTGTCTGCTCTTTCTTGTATCCGAATCCTGCCTTCTTAATTGCTGTGAAACCATTTTGTGTAAGCGAGAAAACAAATCGGCATGGGTTCTTCTTTCCAGCAAAAAGGATCTATCTTACTAAGCGGAATATTCTCCTTTatcaacattttctttgttgtactGCTCAAAAGTGTGTTACGATAGTGTTTTGAGCTCCATCTAACAATTAGAGGTGAACTCTCTGAATATTTTTCACCTTCAAAGGCTTGTTTCTTTCAGCACAAGATTCCTCTGCCTAATTTGGGCCTGAATGCATCTGCTCACCAGGTTGGAGGACTTGAATGTGCTATGTAATGCAGAGAGGAACCGTCGTTGACACAATTATGGTGGTTCAATCTTAAATCTCTTTTCTGAAATTGAATCGAAAAAGGtgatttttctaggaatttatAGGGGAACAATTAATTTGTGTGGACTTACTTTATAAATAACACAGTTAGCCTCTTTTTTATTAGACTCATACTTATTTCAACTGCACGAATTTTACATTCGCTTAGGTTccgggttttctttttttatttttatttgtttcgtcAAATTAATTGTCTTTAATCTAAGCTTTATTTATGAGATTCGCTTCGCTTGCCTTATTCGAGTAGTCGCTCTGCTTTCCTTCCCATTGTGTTTTCGTTGTAATGAGTTGCCAGATTTTCTATATTTGGTCGCCTTCTGTGCatataaaaatctttttcaggatttctctGATATTACTCGATTTGGATAACCATGCTGATGCTGCTTCTGAATAGAACCATTCTCAGCTgcaaaaattgattttcgtcctttttttaatCCAGTAGGAGGCGAATTCCACTAGACGCGAGGCAAACTTGTGAGGTCTCAGTGTGGGTATGCAGAGAGAAGGCCCGCCTAAAGCTAAAGCCATCTCATTGAAATTAATCATATTATTGCTCCATACCGCTATTACTGACTCTTTTCAGAGCATATGTTTTGATAATTTTGCAGGTTTAAATCTTTTGGAAGTCCAAAGCTTTTCTGTAAGATAGATTGCTTTTGGGAGGATTAATAGTACTAccaaagatgaagaaagaggaGTATTAGCATTAATTTTCCTAGAAGCAAGCTTTCTTATGAAGGTATACAAACCTTTCCTGCAACATTGTAACAGCCCCTTTGAGTCATTGTGTAAACCAAATATGCGTTCATAAAACCTCAGAACAgttccgaattgaagtcgaacgcttTGACGCATTTTTAGCGGACTTTCAATACCCTTTACACTTTTTCATCCCTTTCATTCTCATATATGCTAGGGTGTGAACTAaaaatgattgattgatcgaGCTGATTGTAAAGATGTAGAGCACAGGAAGCAGCCTATCCAAAGAGCAGCTCCTCTCACCAATAACGAATTTTTGCCGCTCTTCTGAGTTTTTGAATTGCAGGCGAAGCTTATTCGGCGAGTCTCCGCATTGTCTTGCATTCAATCACAGCCCATTCAGACGTTTCacgctttttcttcattcgtcTGTCGTTTCATTCGTTCGAAGTGCTTGTGAATCTCCTAGAGATGGTTGGACTTCATTCTTCAAACTACTCCAGTTGATATTCAGTTctgataagttttttttttcaatttgatcgttggaattttctttgtgCTCATTGTCAATGCGGAGAAATGCTGTTatggacttctttttttcgttgtgaaTACTGCAAATGCTCCTAGGCTCACGCATCCTACAATTTTCCCTTCATTGGACTGCTTCCGAGCTCAGCTATTCGGTAGTATCTTTACTCCCCACAACTAGAGTCAGCTTGTTAGGCAGTCCATGATAACCAAGAATACGACGTTTTCAAGGTAAATGTATAAGGCAAAATGTATAGGATAGCATTTGTATGGAAACGGGTGACTTATTTATATGGCATCGAACACCGTCTTCACATAAACCCTCCAGAGGTCGTTGTCAACATTTTTCAGCGCATTTTACAACCGTCTTCTCTTACATTTCTAAGAATAACAGACAAGTTTAAATGAGGTTTCTTCAAGGCAGTTGGCGTAACAATTTCGAGCCTGTCGAAGAAGCATGTGTTTCATAGCTATCTTGGTGACTTCTGGCCTGCTTATTTTCGTCAGTAATATTTTGATAAGTTAATGTAAATCACAACCGATTGGACAGGACTTCCGGAACCGTGCCTCTGTAGAAACGCTATGTTAGTTTCCCGAAAGAATAAGTTCCAGAACTCCATTTGCTGGCGACGTTcggtttctctttttctttttgagtatCTGAAGAGGACGAAGTAATTCAATTTCTTCGTCTTCGAAACTTTTAGATTTTCTTTACCTACATTTCTCTCGGTTTCTCCATAGCTTCTTTGAAATTACGGAgctttctccactttttt
Coding sequences within it:
- a CDS encoding hypothetical protein (NECATOR_CHRIV.G15365.T2), which produces MFEAKLANAALLKKIIESIKDLVTDAPFDCSESAMCLQAMDSSHVALVSLKLEVGLFDTYRCDRTINLGMSLANMSKALKCANNDDTCMIKYEEGDSDSITFTFADTKRDKTQDVTVKMMDIDSEHLGIPEQDYAVVCEMPSSEFQKTCKDISMFSDSLNITATKAGIVFTGKGDTGQSVITYSPNSSADSEDEAITLEVTDPVNVNFSIKYMNQFTKATSLSSRVRISLCNDVPIVIEYPLTEDGKHKIPLPNLGLNASAHQVGGLECAM
- a CDS encoding hypothetical protein (NECATOR_CHRIV.G15365.T1), producing MFEAKLANAALLKKIIESIKDLVTDAPFDCSESAMCLQAMDSSHVALVSLKLEVGLFDTYRCDRTINLGMSLANMSKALKCANNDDTCMIKYEEGDSDSITFTFADTKRDKTQDVTVKMMDIDSEHLGIPEQDYAVVCEMPSSEFQKTCKDISMFSDSLNITATKAGIVFTGKGDTGQSVITYSPNSSADSEDEAITLEVTDPVNVNFSIKYMNQFTKATSLSSRVRISLCNDVPIVIEYPLTEDGKASSQQHGHLRFYLAPKIDDDDNMD